The region ttgtcctttctctcttcctctctctctctccctctgcttcTGTCTGTCagctgtctctctccttctctttctctgtctctctctctctctatgtctctctttctttctctctctctcccttcctcactCTGTTTTTTCGTCTGTTTTACCAATAAATGCCAGCAATTGATGAAATACTGTTTGATTGTAATTCAGAAGACGATATCCATCATGACTTGTGTTTCCTTTCTGACCTTCAAACTGCTAACGATAATAAATCTAATCCATATTAAGAGAATTAAACAAATGAGTTAAGAGAGCCGATTCAGAGATTTCCTCctcctcaaagaaaaaaaatgaatgaaacttaACACGTTAGTAGACAAGGGGAAGGGGAACAAGGGAGTGGGGTTACTTTTAGAAACTGCCAATAGGGAAGATAATGTTAGAAGAACCGATTAATAGAGGAACTGTAGAGTGACGTTTCTGTTGTGTAGTTTCACGTCTGCCTTATacttatgatgaaaggcattccagcctgTGCTATCCCATTTGTTTAACAAGTATCGTGAAATACATTAtactgtttgttatttcttttttttttctttcttttcaagagCCTGTATTTTTAGAGATTTGcctgctgtttttagcagatcgaaTGACCATATGAAGGGGCCATAGTTGAGGTATCACGTGATGAAGAGGAAACTTCGCTGGATGATGCTCTTAAATGTTTCTCAAATAACGTCCCACTATTAATCAAAGAcgctttagataatgtagtctgagGTAGACAAttcctgaaagaaagaaaaaaaaaacgactgcCAATTTGCTTTCATTGTTTAAACCCCTAAACTGCATGTTAAGCTACCTCTGATTCAGTAGACCGATAACCAAAGGCGTTCACTATTCTGACATTTTTCATAAACAAGATTATATTGTCCAATGCACCAGTCTACATTTAGAACAGTTAGAAGTTAGAAGGCctgaattagtagtagtagtagataaagagaatagaaagtgccagataattgactttacagtcacagtccaaaatgatagaaaaatcaaTTTGAGAGGTATATGAGAAGTATAACAAAATGCCAGAACCtactattgaattacagagactatggaaaacGCAGGTAAAACGTAGGGGAGACCGGGTCTAGTTGTTACACGGATAAGTTATTACAAGCCCATTGTTTCCAACTTCAAGAAATAGGTGACACTCGGGTCTCTACCTCGTGAAGGCCAACTCCATAGCATCATGACTGCACATGTGTATTGCACTGGCGGGCTGTCACCAGGAAAGGTATGGCTTAAAAAACGATCTTTTACTCCAAAAGTGAAATTTTGCCACGAAGTTATTTCCTTAACTACTAAAGCACAAGTGGTGTTATTGAAGTAGTTTGTGGCTCATTAGGAAGTGTTAGAAGTTGCCTTCGATACATGAAGGTGTGTGCATTGTTAGTGCTGTGTACGATGTAATCCACAAAAATTCATGGTCGGGGCTAATTGTTACAGTGTATCAACTTACCCCAGGCATGTAACAACTTACCCCTTCTATTTCAATTTAACACGCCAAGCCTAGAAATTACAAAAGGAAGACTACAAAGGGGGATACCCCTCTTGATGTCATGGAAAGAGCCGCTAGAAAAGTTGTGAATTTAAAGAAATCATTACGGGATGTTGCCAAAGATTTCGAGATAGGTTTCAGGCTCATTAGATATGAAGTTACCGGTATCCCTTACACTAACCTTTTAAGATATTAACAGAACGTCAGTTGTACCAAAAAGTAAATCTTCAGCTTCTTTATGTTTTCAGGTGAATTTCATGATACTGCAGAGATACTGTAAGAAACTAAGGACAGAGGGGAAAATAACCAGTGTTGGATATGCTTCTCGGCGTGCAGTTTTTACTAAAGAGCAAGAAGACTTGCTTGTGACCTACATCCTTAAAGCTGCTAAAATTTACCATGGTCTGACTCCTTCTGATATTCTAAGCCTTGCTTATGACTATGCGAAGGCCAATGAAATCAAGTGTCCTGATACCTAGTCTGCCAATGAATGCGCTGGTGTTGACTGGTTCTCGAAGTTTATGAAGCGGAATTCCAACCTTTCCATCATCCGAACCCCAGAAGCCACAAGTCTGAGTATGGCAACAAGCTTCAATCGAACAAGTTATTTGATAATCTGACAGAGGTGCTTGACTGCTACAAGTTTGAGGGCCATGACATCTACAACTGTGATGAGACGGGTGTCACAGCAGTGCAACGACCAAATTGAATTGTGACAGAGAAAGGAGTGAAACAAGTAGGAGCGATGACTTTCGCTGAGAGAGGGATCCTGGTGACAGTCTGCCTTGCAGTAAATGCCAGCGGTTGTGCAACACCACCAATGCTAGTGTTCCCTGGAGTCCACTTCTGTGAATACTTCATTGTTAATGGGCGAATAGGTTGTTGTGGATCAGCAAATTCAAGTGAATGGATGAAGGAGGCAGATTTTCTTAAACTTCTAGAACACTTCGTGAAGCACACTCGTTGCAGCAAAGAGCATCTTGTCCTGTTGCTACTTGACAACCACAACTCCCATATCTCATTGGCTATCATTGATTTCTGCAGAGACAATGGTATTGTTCTGCTATCATTTCCCCCACACTGCTCACATAAGCTACAGCCACTCGATCGGAATGTCTATGGTCCTCTTAAGAAGTACGTGAATAGGGCGTGTGATGGATGGATGAAATCGCACCCAGGTAAAACGATGACCCTTTTCGACATCCCGGCGATCTTGACGGAAGCCCTACCACATGCGTGCACACCATTCAACATCCAGAAAAGATTTCAAATCAGTAGCATCTGGCCCTTTAACAGGGATGTCTTTGGTAATGACGAATTCCTTCCAAGTTACATCACTGACCATCCTGCTCCAAAACAAGCTGAAGACTAGTCTGAGGTTCAGCCAGACGATCATCCTGACGTGTAGCCTGGCATGCAGCCAGATAACCAGTCTAACTTGCAGCCAGACGACCAGTCAGATGTTCAACCAGGCGACCAGGTCAATGAACGGTAAGACGGTCCGACAGACCAACATACACCAGGCCCAAGTTTTCCTGCTGGTGTTGTTACAATACCCAGAGATGTTGCGCACATTAAGGAAGGCTTTCCCCAGGAAGACAGGTCGAGGTTGTGGAAGTCGCAAGGGGTGATAAAGAGCCATTCTAACCATAACCTCCATAAAACAGCACATATTGGATGAAATAAACGAACGGAAATCCAAACCAAAGAAGGCAACTGGTACAGAAAAGGCAACAAAGGGAAAAGGGAAAGtcaactgaaacaggtaaaggcAAATGGAAGCAGCCTCGCAGCAAGCAAGTCACCAATTGGATATGCCTTGTCTGCTCAGATTGATATTCCAACTCCCTTCCAGGTGAAGAATGGGTGCAATGCATGATCTGTAAAGACTGGGAACACACTGACTGTACCGATGGACGACAGGACTTTCTGTGTgatctgtgtggtgagaagttaatGGAGGACGATTCCGACTAGATGGCACATGTAACAATGGGGAAATTGGCTGATGAGGACTCTCAGTATCACAGTTAGGATATGATGTGGTTCAAAgcacagttaattaattaaaataatacttcCTAGATGCAAGAAGAAGGAGACGTattcattttaa is a window of Octopus bimaculoides isolate UCB-OBI-ISO-001 chromosome 10, ASM119413v2, whole genome shotgun sequence DNA encoding:
- the LOC106872759 gene encoding uncharacterized protein LOC106872759 produces the protein MTFAERGILVTVCLAVNASGCATPPMLVFPGVHFCEYFIVNGRIGCCGSANSSEWMKEADFLKLLEHFVKHTRCSKEHLVLLLLDNHNSHISLAIIDFCRDNGIVLLSFPPHCSHKLQPLDRNVYGPLKKYVNRACDGWMKSHPGKTMTLFDIPAILTEALPHACTPFNIQKRFQISSIWPFNRDVFGNDEFLPSYITDHPAPKQAED